From a region of the Listeria monocytogenes ATCC 19117 genome:
- a CDS encoding amino acid ABC transporter substrate-binding protein, with translation MKKKYGILALALTAALTLSACGGKEEPEAANQKVQTITVGTGTQFPNVCFLDENGKLTGYDVELVKEIDKRLPGYKFKFKTMDFSNLLVSLGAGKVDIVAHQMEKSKEREKKFLFNDVAYNNFPLQLTVLDSNNSINSTKDLAGKRVITSATSNGALVLKKINEEQGNNFEIAYEGQGSNDTANQLKTGRADATISTPFAVDFQNKTSAIKEKVVGDVLSNAKVYFMLGKDETKLSKDVDEALQSIIDDGTLKKLSEKWLGADYSKEQY, from the coding sequence ATGAAAAAGAAATATGGGATTTTGGCACTGGCTCTCACAGCCGCATTAACATTAAGCGCATGTGGAGGAAAAGAAGAACCAGAAGCAGCGAATCAAAAAGTACAAACAATCACGGTTGGCACTGGAACACAATTTCCAAATGTCTGCTTTTTGGATGAAAATGGGAAATTAACCGGTTATGATGTCGAACTAGTAAAAGAAATCGATAAACGTTTGCCCGGCTATAAATTTAAATTTAAAACGATGGATTTTTCTAATTTACTCGTTAGCCTTGGAGCTGGAAAAGTAGACATTGTCGCGCATCAAATGGAAAAAAGTAAAGAACGCGAGAAGAAATTTTTATTTAATGATGTAGCATACAATAATTTCCCATTACAATTGACGGTATTAGACAGTAATAACAGCATAAACAGCACAAAAGATTTAGCTGGAAAACGCGTTATCACAAGCGCAACATCGAATGGTGCGCTCGTATTGAAAAAAATTAATGAAGAACAAGGCAATAATTTTGAAATTGCTTATGAAGGTCAAGGGTCAAATGATACAGCGAACCAACTGAAAACTGGCCGCGCTGATGCAACGATTTCTACACCATTCGCGGTAGATTTCCAAAATAAAACAAGCGCTATCAAAGAAAAAGTAGTTGGCGATGTTCTATCTAATGCGAAAGTATACTTCATGCTCGGAAAAGATGAAACAAAACTAAGCAAAGATGTAGATGAGGCGCTTCAATCTATTATTGATGATGGAACACTTAAAAAATTAAGTGAAAAATGGCTTGGCGCAGATTATTCAAAAGAACAATATTAA
- a CDS encoding LLM class flavin-dependent oxidoreductase, translating to MTRKETIQFGAIIHGVGGTTDGWRHPDINPAASTDLDFYKTRAKIAEQGLFSFVFIADGLFISEKSIPHFLNRFEPITILSALAESTENIGLVGTFSTSFTEPFTLARQLSSLDHISGGRAGWNLVTSPQEGAARNHSKKNLPTHSDRYTIAAEHLKVVRGLWSSWEEDAFTYNKETGEFFNPEKLHRLNHQGEYFQVEGPLNIGRSKQGEPVVFQAGASSTGRDFAAQNTEAIFTHSDSLEEAIEFYQDVKARAEKAGRNADEVRIFPGISPIVADTLEEAEAKYTEFASLIPIENAVTYLARYFDDYDLSQFDLDAPFPDLGDIGKNAFQSTTDRIKKEAKERHLTLRQVATEAATPKTPFIGTKEQVADLIDVWFQNDAADGFIIASDIPGTFETFVEQVIPLLQSRGLYRNEYPATTLRGNLGLTIPQNKQVVETI from the coding sequence ATGACTAGAAAAGAAACAATTCAGTTTGGTGCAATTATTCACGGTGTTGGCGGAACAACAGATGGTTGGCGACATCCGGACATCAACCCCGCAGCAAGTACGGATTTAGATTTTTATAAGACACGCGCCAAAATTGCCGAACAAGGGTTATTTAGTTTTGTATTTATTGCAGACGGCCTTTTTATTTCCGAAAAATCGATTCCGCATTTTCTTAATCGTTTTGAACCAATTACGATTTTATCGGCATTAGCTGAGTCTACGGAAAACATCGGACTTGTCGGAACTTTCTCGACTTCTTTTACAGAACCATTTACACTCGCAAGACAGCTCTCTTCGCTTGATCACATTAGCGGCGGCCGAGCGGGTTGGAATCTAGTCACTTCTCCGCAAGAAGGCGCCGCGCGAAATCATAGCAAGAAAAATCTCCCAACCCACAGCGATCGCTACACCATTGCAGCAGAACATTTAAAAGTGGTTCGCGGACTCTGGAGTTCTTGGGAAGAGGATGCGTTCACTTATAATAAAGAAACCGGTGAATTCTTTAATCCTGAAAAATTACATCGTTTAAATCATCAAGGAGAGTATTTCCAAGTCGAAGGGCCGTTAAATATCGGCCGCTCGAAGCAAGGAGAACCAGTTGTTTTCCAGGCAGGCGCGTCTAGTACGGGGCGCGATTTCGCTGCTCAAAACACGGAAGCCATTTTCACTCATTCTGATTCCTTAGAAGAAGCCATTGAATTCTATCAAGATGTGAAAGCCCGCGCTGAAAAGGCTGGTAGAAATGCAGATGAAGTCCGAATTTTTCCAGGAATTAGCCCAATTGTAGCGGACACGTTGGAAGAAGCAGAAGCCAAATATACTGAATTTGCTAGCCTAATTCCAATAGAAAATGCGGTAACTTACCTAGCGCGTTACTTCGACGACTATGATTTAAGTCAATTTGATTTGGATGCTCCATTCCCAGACCTTGGTGATATTGGCAAAAATGCCTTTCAAAGCACAACAGACCGAATCAAAAAAGAAGCGAAAGAACGGCACCTAACCCTTCGTCAAGTGGCAACAGAAGCAGCAACGCCAAAAACACCTTTTATAGGAACAAAAGAACAAGTAGCCGATTTAATCGATGTTTGGTTCCAAAATGATGCTGCAGATGGTTTTATTATTGCTTCTGATATTCCTGGAACGTTTGAAACTTTTGTGGAACAAGTTATTCCTCTTCTGCAAAGTCGAGGTTTATACCGAAATGAATATCCAGCTACGACATTAAGAGGCAACCTCGGCTTAACAATACCTCAAAATAAACAAGTTGTTGAAACTATATAA
- a CDS encoding amino acid ABC transporter ATP-binding protein, giving the protein MITIKNIQKSFGENKVLKGIDLTVKKGEVVTILGPSGSGKTTFLRCLNLLERPENGEISMHDQIINCKKPSKKEVLQLRKNTAMVFQQYNLFSHKTVIQNVMEGLTVARKMPKKIAREIAERELTKVGLADKFSAYPSQLSGGQKQRVGIARALAINPDFILFDEPTAALDPELVGEVLEVMLEIARAGATMIVVTHEMEFAKRVADQVVFMDGGLIVEQGTPDEVFNHTKEERTKRFLHRVSADYLYEIKEVKKERVI; this is encoded by the coding sequence ATGATTACAATTAAAAATATTCAAAAAAGCTTTGGCGAAAATAAGGTTTTAAAAGGAATTGATTTAACGGTGAAAAAGGGTGAAGTAGTAACAATACTTGGCCCAAGTGGCTCAGGGAAAACAACCTTTTTACGATGCCTAAACTTACTGGAAAGACCTGAAAATGGTGAAATTTCGATGCATGACCAAATAATTAACTGTAAGAAACCATCCAAAAAAGAAGTTTTGCAACTGCGGAAAAATACGGCGATGGTTTTCCAACAGTATAATCTCTTTTCGCACAAAACGGTCATTCAAAATGTGATGGAGGGTCTAACAGTCGCTAGAAAAATGCCGAAAAAAATTGCACGTGAAATAGCAGAACGAGAGCTCACAAAAGTCGGTTTGGCGGACAAATTTAGTGCCTATCCTTCCCAACTTTCCGGCGGGCAAAAACAGCGCGTTGGAATCGCACGAGCACTCGCTATTAATCCAGACTTCATTTTGTTTGATGAACCAACCGCCGCACTTGATCCTGAACTTGTCGGTGAAGTATTGGAAGTAATGCTAGAGATTGCACGTGCGGGTGCAACGATGATCGTCGTTACGCATGAAATGGAGTTCGCCAAACGAGTGGCAGATCAAGTCGTTTTTATGGATGGTGGACTAATTGTCGAACAAGGTACTCCCGATGAAGTGTTTAATCATACCAAAGAAGAACGGACAAAACGCTTTTTACACCGAGTTTCAGCGGATTATTTATATGAAATCAAAGAAGTGAAAAAGGAGCGTGTCATATGA
- a CDS encoding glutaredoxin family protein — MANVVVWSKVGCHYCKDVKDYLTEQKIVFQDIDVTDHDYLREVLQAKYGIRYVPVVEIGDIEKGTYQAVTEIGLEHLEKALFEKEEVK; from the coding sequence ATGGCTAACGTCGTTGTTTGGAGTAAAGTAGGATGTCATTATTGTAAAGATGTGAAAGATTATTTAACTGAGCAAAAAATTGTCTTCCAAGATATCGACGTCACCGACCATGATTATTTGCGAGAAGTACTGCAAGCGAAATACGGCATTCGTTATGTCCCAGTCGTAGAAATCGGCGATATTGAAAAAGGGACCTACCAAGCAGTTACAGAAATCGGATTGGAACATTTGGAAAAAGCATTGTTTGAAAAGGAGGAAGTAAAATGA
- a CDS encoding LLM class flavin-dependent oxidoreductase, with product MTIRFSILDQSIINPGEKPSEALQNTVELAQLAEQLGYHRFWVAEHHNSDEIAGAAPEVLLGYIAAKTSTIKLASGGIMLQHYSPYKVAEQFHVLENLAPGRMSLGVGKAPGGFQPATDALQKDFVKPTRTFDAKLKELVDFVTHHSEVAIAAKPLPENKPEIFLLGGSAASAKQAAKLGISFVFAYFINGEEAVLKEARELFEQYRINTKASFQLAPIVVVAETKIAADRHIPERESIKVELADGRRVNVGSREQAESYVKDINQTYRFITQRIGAITGTKQEVGAEIKRLSKEYNIQDFVVLTPVKSTEIKRYSYQLLSESIKEEVVHG from the coding sequence ATGACGATTCGATTCAGTATTTTGGACCAAAGTATTATAAATCCAGGCGAAAAACCTAGTGAAGCTTTGCAAAATACCGTAGAACTTGCGCAACTCGCAGAACAACTCGGCTATCATCGTTTCTGGGTTGCCGAGCATCATAATTCAGACGAAATAGCTGGCGCAGCTCCGGAAGTTCTTTTAGGGTATATTGCTGCAAAAACGAGCACAATCAAGCTTGCATCTGGCGGAATAATGCTACAACATTATAGTCCATATAAAGTCGCTGAACAATTTCATGTGCTTGAGAACTTAGCGCCGGGTCGGATGTCACTTGGCGTCGGAAAAGCGCCAGGCGGATTTCAACCAGCAACCGATGCCCTTCAAAAAGACTTCGTAAAACCTACGCGAACCTTTGATGCCAAATTGAAAGAACTAGTCGATTTTGTAACCCATCATTCAGAGGTGGCTATTGCAGCAAAACCACTTCCAGAAAACAAACCAGAGATATTTTTGCTTGGAGGAAGTGCAGCTAGCGCGAAACAAGCTGCCAAACTAGGTATTTCCTTTGTGTTTGCTTATTTTATAAATGGAGAAGAAGCTGTTTTAAAAGAAGCACGCGAGCTATTTGAACAGTACCGAATAAACACAAAAGCTAGTTTCCAACTAGCACCAATTGTTGTAGTAGCTGAGACTAAAATCGCAGCAGACCGACATATTCCAGAGCGAGAGTCAATCAAAGTCGAGCTTGCGGACGGACGTAGAGTTAATGTCGGATCGCGCGAACAAGCGGAATCCTACGTAAAAGATATCAACCAAACATACCGGTTTATTACCCAAAGAATTGGTGCAATAACAGGAACCAAACAAGAAGTCGGAGCAGAGATTAAACGCCTTTCAAAAGAATATAATATCCAAGATTTTGTTGTTTTAACACCAGTTAAATCTACGGAAATCAAGCGATACTCGTACCAATTATTAAGTGAATCGATAAAGGAGGAAGTTGTCCATGGCTAA
- the ssuE gene encoding NADPH-dependent FMN reductase: MGKVTIIAGGIKTESRLTGLTQLAANELVTNGLEVNIIEVHKINAEALVTADFAHSDIQLANSEIESSSGVIIATPIFKAAYSGVLKAYLDLLPLKALKGKVVLPLGLGGSNGHLLALQYALDPVLKELGAETILKGQFTVDKQIERLGDGLYEIESSAKERLDIALNQFISLLNQQSVEV; this comes from the coding sequence ATGGGGAAAGTGACAATTATTGCTGGGGGAATCAAAACAGAATCCAGGCTTACAGGATTAACTCAACTAGCAGCAAATGAATTAGTAACGAATGGTTTAGAAGTGAACATCATCGAAGTGCATAAAATAAACGCAGAAGCATTAGTCACCGCTGATTTCGCGCATTCAGATATTCAATTGGCAAATAGTGAAATTGAATCAAGTTCGGGCGTTATTATTGCTACCCCGATTTTCAAAGCAGCCTATTCAGGAGTGTTGAAAGCCTATTTGGATCTTTTGCCACTCAAAGCTTTGAAAGGGAAAGTCGTTTTGCCACTTGGACTTGGTGGATCAAACGGACATTTGCTCGCACTGCAATACGCACTTGATCCTGTGTTGAAGGAACTTGGAGCAGAAACGATATTAAAAGGGCAGTTTACGGTAGACAAACAAATTGAACGGCTCGGGGATGGGCTGTATGAAATTGAATCTTCAGCGAAAGAACGGCTAGATATTGCTTTAAACCAATTCATTTCATTATTAAATCAACAATCAGTGGAAGTTTAA
- a CDS encoding amino acid ABC transporter permease: MDKAFDVKMIADFIPTLAGYLPITLYILALSLIFGFILGVLLSLPRIYKIPVLDQLARVYISFFRGTPIMVQLFIVFYGIPALSSIVGIDLSQMDPLYAAIATYALSSAATIAEVIRAGVNSVDAGQAEAAYSIGLSSRQTFLRIILPQALYQALPNFGNLVIGYLKDTSLAFSIGVMDMSGRGQTLITLSNHALEVYISLSIIYYLTAVLLEYSFKWIEKRVKKENTRFTSIFDIEL; the protein is encoded by the coding sequence ATGGATAAAGCGTTCGATGTGAAAATGATTGCTGATTTTATTCCAACGTTAGCTGGTTATTTACCGATTACGTTGTATATTTTGGCACTCTCGCTTATTTTTGGATTTATATTAGGCGTTCTACTATCTTTACCAAGAATTTATAAGATACCAGTTTTAGATCAATTGGCCAGAGTGTATATTTCGTTTTTCCGTGGGACGCCGATTATGGTTCAACTATTTATTGTTTTTTACGGAATCCCGGCACTTTCAAGCATCGTTGGCATTGATTTATCACAAATGGATCCCCTTTATGCTGCGATTGCGACTTATGCGTTAAGCAGTGCAGCGACCATTGCCGAAGTGATTCGCGCAGGCGTGAACAGCGTGGATGCCGGACAAGCAGAGGCGGCTTATAGTATTGGTCTGAGTAGTCGCCAAACGTTTTTACGAATCATCTTGCCACAAGCACTCTATCAAGCTCTACCGAATTTTGGCAATTTAGTCATTGGTTATTTGAAAGATACGTCGCTCGCTTTTTCGATTGGAGTAATGGATATGTCAGGAAGAGGTCAGACGCTGATAACACTAAGTAATCACGCGCTAGAGGTCTATATTTCTTTATCAATTATTTACTATTTGACGGCCGTCTTACTGGAATATTCCTTCAAATGGATTGAAAAACGAGTTAAAAAAGAAAACACCAGATTCACGAGTATTTTCGATATCGAGTTATAA
- a CDS encoding amino acid ABC transporter permease has product MPLDVPFIGTAVMAMLKTIPLTLAMTFFPILFGFIIAIGMTLIRMYHVRFLEPIAKFYVSFFRSTPAILHIMLIYLGIPLLVDFLSKSFGLGISANKIPVVIFVIIALSFTAGAYLTEILRSGIIAVDIGQMEAAYSVGYTHGQAIRKVLLPQAFMIALPNFTNLCIGFLHTTSIAAIVAVPEITGMATIVASDNYAFLEAFIGAALIYWFLTILIEAINYILEKNIAKYRGGTV; this is encoded by the coding sequence ATGCCGCTTGATGTGCCTTTTATTGGAACCGCCGTAATGGCAATGTTAAAAACTATCCCGTTAACACTTGCGATGACTTTCTTTCCGATATTGTTCGGTTTCATTATCGCTATAGGTATGACGTTGATTCGGATGTATCATGTCCGATTTTTAGAACCGATAGCGAAGTTTTACGTTTCTTTTTTTCGAAGCACCCCAGCGATTCTGCATATTATGCTGATTTACCTAGGCATTCCCCTATTGGTGGATTTTTTGAGCAAATCATTCGGATTAGGCATTTCTGCAAACAAAATACCGGTCGTTATTTTTGTCATTATCGCGCTGTCTTTCACGGCAGGAGCTTACTTAACCGAGATTTTGCGCTCCGGTATTATTGCGGTTGATATCGGACAAATGGAAGCGGCTTACTCTGTAGGATATACGCATGGCCAAGCGATTCGAAAAGTGCTCTTACCGCAAGCCTTCATGATTGCCCTACCGAATTTCACGAATTTGTGCATCGGATTTTTACATACCACATCCATCGCTGCCATCGTTGCAGTCCCAGAAATCACTGGAATGGCAACAATAGTAGCTTCCGACAATTACGCGTTTCTCGAAGCATTTATCGGTGCCGCACTCATTTATTGGTTTTTAACTATTTTGATTGAAGCGATTAATTATATCTTGGAAAAAAATATCGCTAAATATCGAGGAGGGACAGTATGA
- a CDS encoding carbohydrate kinase produces the protein MENNKAKMNEKEEIIFNSIRKNPYISQQELADILDLSRPTVANLISGLIKKGRILGKAYILNEAKQIVCIGGANVDRKFYIKDKAQLATSNPVRSTQSAGGVARNVGENLGRLGKEVILLTACGTDSDWEAVKNASNTYMNLDYVTAFPSIATGSYTAVLENNGDLLVALADMDAYDHLTPDVLAKNEGLLSQASAIIADLNCPKETLEYLGSFAEINSIPLVLVPVSSPKMSHLPERLDHVTWLICNRDESETHLGMTIKNDEDWRLAAQKWLDLGVKNVIVTNGSKGAVAANKGEGTIFEPAIVIENIVDVTGAGDAFCSAVIYAWLEGKALKEILRAGSVNAARTLESEYTVRQNLSTSQLQKDMEEFK, from the coding sequence GTGGAGAATAATAAAGCGAAAATGAACGAAAAGGAAGAGATAATTTTCAATTCCATCCGTAAAAATCCTTACATTTCTCAACAAGAACTTGCTGATATACTTGATTTATCAAGACCGACAGTCGCAAACCTTATTTCCGGCCTTATTAAGAAAGGTCGCATTTTAGGAAAAGCTTATATTTTAAATGAAGCCAAACAAATCGTTTGTATAGGTGGAGCTAACGTCGATCGGAAGTTTTATATTAAAGACAAGGCCCAACTAGCCACATCAAACCCAGTGCGCTCAACACAAAGTGCTGGCGGGGTTGCTAGAAACGTAGGCGAAAACCTTGGACGCCTTGGAAAAGAAGTTATATTACTCACTGCTTGTGGAACAGACTCTGACTGGGAAGCTGTCAAAAATGCTAGTAATACATATATGAACTTAGATTACGTCACAGCATTCCCAAGCATCGCAACTGGTTCTTATACAGCAGTGCTCGAAAACAATGGAGATTTACTCGTTGCACTAGCGGACATGGATGCATATGATCACTTAACTCCAGATGTACTCGCAAAAAATGAAGGCTTGCTGAGTCAGGCGAGCGCAATCATTGCAGATTTAAACTGTCCGAAAGAAACACTAGAATATCTTGGCAGCTTTGCTGAAATTAATTCAATTCCATTAGTACTCGTTCCTGTGTCTTCACCCAAAATGTCTCATTTACCAGAAAGACTTGATCATGTAACTTGGCTAATTTGCAACCGAGACGAATCAGAAACGCATCTAGGAATGACTATCAAAAATGACGAAGACTGGCGCTTAGCTGCACAAAAATGGTTAGATCTAGGCGTAAAAAATGTCATCGTTACAAATGGCAGTAAAGGCGCAGTTGCAGCAAACAAAGGTGAAGGTACTATTTTTGAACCAGCAATTGTAATTGAAAATATTGTAGACGTGACAGGAGCGGGAGATGCATTTTGCTCCGCGGTTATCTACGCATGGTTAGAAGGAAAAGCATTGAAAGAAATTTTAAGAGCAGGGAGCGTAAATGCCGCGCGAACACTCGAATCTGAGTATACCGTTCGCCAAAATTTATCGACATCCCAACTACAAAAAGACATGGAGGAATTCAAATGA
- a CDS encoding pseudouridine synthase has protein sequence MRLDKLLSHTGFGSRKEVKPLLKSGAVVVNGTIQKDSKTQVNPDKDQVTVHGTPVVYQEFVYFMLHKPQNVVSATEDNVSETVIDLLAQEDTLTDPFPVGRLDKDTEGLLIITNDGTLAHNLLSPKKHIDKTYYAKIDGDVTLADVEAFAAGIELDDGYTCKPARLEIITPNEINVTIQEGKFHQVKRMFAARGKKVSYLKRISMGNLQLDESLGLGEYRPLTESELAILQNK, from the coding sequence ATGCGCTTAGATAAATTATTGTCCCATACAGGGTTCGGGAGTCGAAAAGAAGTGAAACCTTTGCTTAAATCTGGGGCAGTTGTCGTCAATGGCACGATTCAGAAAGATAGCAAAACCCAAGTAAACCCTGATAAAGACCAAGTAACTGTCCATGGAACACCAGTCGTTTACCAAGAATTCGTCTATTTTATGCTACATAAACCACAAAATGTCGTGAGCGCAACCGAGGATAATGTGTCAGAAACCGTCATCGATTTGCTTGCGCAAGAGGACACGCTCACTGATCCATTCCCAGTCGGCCGCTTAGACAAAGATACAGAAGGCTTGCTAATTATAACGAACGATGGCACACTCGCGCACAATTTGCTCTCACCTAAAAAACATATAGATAAAACATACTACGCTAAAATTGATGGTGATGTTACTCTAGCTGATGTAGAAGCTTTTGCAGCTGGAATTGAACTCGACGATGGATACACTTGCAAACCAGCACGTTTAGAAATTATTACACCAAACGAAATAAACGTCACTATCCAAGAAGGGAAATTCCATCAAGTAAAAAGAATGTTCGCCGCACGTGGTAAGAAAGTCAGCTATTTAAAACGAATTTCGATGGGGAATTTACAATTAGACGAGTCACTTGGACTCGGCGAATACCGCCCTTTAACTGAAAGTGAACTGGCTATTCTTCAAAATAAATGA
- a CDS encoding GNAT family N-acetyltransferase: protein MTEDIFRVATVDDAPEFLELLSSAFQSVKELGIDWPSTNADLAMVTENIVNSSAFVLERNGKLISTITVRFPWESSSPPSKYPFVWWFATAPELAGQGIGDKLLTYVEERVLRDTLKAPALTLGTSARKHPWLLDMYLRRGYEVYFEHEEDGDVGVMMRKILIPEKFDATLLGIPSWT from the coding sequence ATGACAGAAGATATTTTTAGAGTAGCGACTGTGGATGATGCGCCGGAATTTTTGGAATTGTTGTCGAGTGCTTTTCAATCGGTGAAAGAATTAGGAATTGATTGGCCGTCAACGAATGCGGATTTAGCGATGGTGACAGAAAATATTGTTAATTCTTCTGCTTTTGTTTTAGAACGAAACGGCAAATTAATTTCTACGATTACCGTTCGTTTTCCGTGGGAGAGCAGCTCACCACCTTCTAAATATCCATTTGTTTGGTGGTTTGCAACGGCACCGGAACTTGCAGGACAGGGGATTGGCGATAAATTATTAACGTATGTAGAAGAACGGGTACTTCGCGACACGCTAAAAGCACCGGCACTGACACTTGGAACTTCTGCTAGAAAACACCCGTGGTTGCTGGATATGTATCTACGCCGCGGTTATGAGGTCTACTTTGAACATGAGGAAGACGGTGATGTGGGTGTTATGATGCGGAAAATCTTAATTCCGGAAAAATTCGACGCCACACTACTCGGAATACCTAGCTGGACATAA
- a CDS encoding LysR family transcriptional regulator: MEFRTIKTFYTVVNTGSFQRAAEVLNYSQPTISMRIKQLEQDLDVQLFERGKTLKLTHAGRLFYERAGQLIAQYEVLDHTIFDLKNGNAGLIKVGISEPSASLVFPKILKTFLADFPKLMVNVSVDDANTCSQKLIDGEIDFAICGEPELILENFYFPFFHDSLDLIVSESHPLASRTSVELRDLRDECFIFTPANCPIRIQIEQHLKRAIGSDYKKMELTSSMSHKYFVRENVGVSIFTSTAHSELLDGTVRIPIENLPISPPIGLLTNQKEKDFDSTTKELIDRIIYYFDDKKRQLG, translated from the coding sequence TTGGAATTTCGAACCATTAAAACTTTTTATACGGTGGTTAATACGGGAAGTTTTCAACGCGCAGCAGAAGTATTAAATTATTCGCAACCGACTATTTCGATGCGAATAAAACAGTTGGAACAAGACTTAGATGTTCAGTTATTCGAACGTGGCAAAACTTTAAAACTAACGCACGCAGGTAGATTATTTTACGAAAGGGCGGGCCAGCTCATCGCTCAATATGAAGTACTCGATCACACGATATTCGACTTAAAAAATGGCAACGCCGGCCTTATCAAAGTTGGAATTTCCGAGCCTAGCGCTAGTCTCGTTTTTCCGAAAATTTTAAAAACGTTTCTAGCGGATTTTCCAAAGTTAATGGTGAATGTATCGGTGGATGATGCGAATACTTGTAGCCAAAAACTCATTGATGGGGAAATTGATTTTGCGATTTGCGGAGAACCAGAGCTGATTTTGGAGAACTTCTATTTTCCATTTTTCCATGATTCGTTAGATTTAATCGTCTCAGAAAGCCATCCGTTAGCTTCACGTACTTCTGTGGAGTTACGTGATTTACGCGATGAATGCTTTATCTTCACACCGGCAAATTGCCCCATCCGCATCCAAATCGAACAGCATTTAAAACGTGCTATTGGTAGTGATTATAAGAAAATGGAGCTCACAAGTAGTATGTCACATAAGTATTTTGTTCGTGAAAATGTTGGTGTATCTATCTTTACTAGCACCGCGCACTCAGAACTACTTGATGGCACGGTCCGCATTCCGATTGAAAATTTACCCATCTCACCGCCAATTGGACTTTTAACTAACCAAAAAGAAAAAGATTTTGACAGCACGACGAAAGAACTTATCGACCGGATTATTTATTATTTTGATGATAAAAAAAGACAGCTAGGCTAA